In Streptomyces hawaiiensis, one genomic interval encodes:
- the purQ gene encoding phosphoribosylformylglycinamidine synthase subunit PurQ — MTARIGVVTFPGSLDDRDTQRAIRVAGAEPVALWHKDKDLKQVDAVVLCGGFSYGDYLRAGAIARFSPVMEPLLEQAKAGLPVLGICNGFQILTEAHLLPGTMLRNNHLHFICRDQKLRVENAGTAWTTDYAPGQEIHIPLKNNDGQYVADAYTLDKLEAEGRVAFRYVVRGEAADGCGNPNGSQRDIAGVSNEAGNVVGLMPHPEHAVEPLIGTGRTDGLPFFTSILKKLVNA; from the coding sequence GTGACCGCTCGTATTGGCGTCGTCACTTTTCCCGGCAGCCTGGACGACCGTGACACCCAGCGCGCGATCCGCGTCGCGGGCGCCGAGCCGGTCGCCCTCTGGCACAAGGACAAGGACCTCAAGCAGGTCGACGCCGTGGTGCTGTGCGGTGGTTTCTCCTACGGCGACTATCTGCGCGCCGGGGCCATCGCCCGTTTCTCGCCGGTGATGGAGCCCCTGCTGGAGCAGGCGAAAGCCGGTCTGCCGGTGCTCGGCATCTGCAACGGCTTCCAGATCCTCACCGAGGCCCATCTGCTGCCGGGCACGATGCTCCGCAACAACCACCTGCACTTCATCTGCCGCGACCAGAAGCTGCGGGTGGAGAACGCCGGGACCGCCTGGACCACCGACTACGCGCCCGGCCAGGAGATTCACATCCCGCTGAAGAACAACGACGGGCAGTACGTCGCCGACGCGTACACGCTCGACAAGCTGGAGGCCGAGGGCCGCGTCGCGTTCCGCTACGTGGTCCGCGGCGAAGCCGCTGATGGATGCGGCAACCCCAACGGCTCCCAGCGCGACATCGCCGGTGTCAGCAACGAGGCAGGCAACGTGGTCGGCCTCATGCCGCACCCGGAGCACGCCGTGGAGCCGCTGATCGGTACGGGTCGTACCGACGGTCTGCCGTTCTTCACCTCGATCCTCAAGAAGCTGGTCAACGCATGA
- the purS gene encoding phosphoribosylformylglycinamidine synthase subunit PurS: MARVVVDVMLKPEILDPQGQAVQRALPRLGFDGISDVRQGKRFELEVDGPVDEAALARIHDLAESFLANTVIEDFTIRVEEVAEAAK; encoded by the coding sequence GTGGCACGCGTCGTAGTCGACGTCATGCTCAAGCCGGAGATCCTCGACCCCCAGGGCCAGGCGGTGCAGCGCGCACTGCCGCGGCTGGGATTCGACGGGATCTCGGACGTCCGCCAGGGAAAGCGTTTCGAACTGGAAGTTGACGGGCCGGTCGACGAGGCCGCCCTCGCCCGCATTCATGATCTTGCGGAGTCCTTCCTCGCGAACACCGTGATCGAGGACTTCACGATCCGGGTCGAGGAAGTCGCGGAGGCCGCGAAGTGA
- a CDS encoding histone-like nucleoid-structuring protein Lsr2, translating into MAQKVVVTLFDDIDGSEATETIAFGLDGKSYEIDLSEVNAGELRKALAPYVEAGRKRSRSGKAYRQTEVAPDPSAVRAWAQANKMDVPARGRIPKKVYEAFTAAQ; encoded by the coding sequence GTGGCGCAGAAGGTCGTGGTCACTCTCTTTGACGACATCGACGGCTCGGAAGCGACGGAAACGATCGCCTTCGGACTGGACGGCAAGTCGTACGAGATCGACCTGAGCGAAGTCAACGCCGGAGAACTGCGGAAGGCGCTCGCGCCCTACGTGGAGGCCGGCCGCAAGCGGTCCCGCTCGGGCAAGGCGTACCGGCAGACGGAGGTCGCCCCCGACCCGTCGGCCGTGCGCGCCTGGGCTCAGGCCAACAAGATGGACGTCCCCGCCCGCGGGCGCATCCCCAAGAAGGTCTACGAGGCGTTCACCGCCGCGCAGTGA
- a CDS encoding ABC transporter ATP-binding protein codes for METNGHDHVIEVTDLRRVYGGGFEAVRGISFSVRRGEIFALLGTNGAGKTSTVELLEGLAEPAGGRVRVLGHDPYTDRAAVRPRTGVMLQEGGFPSELTVAETARMWAGCVSGARPPAEVLALVGLESKAGIRVKQLSGGQRRRLDLALALLGDPEVLFLDEPSTGLDAEGRRATWELVSALRDGGTTVLLTTHYLEEAENLADRLAIMHEGRIATTGTPAEVTAAEPSRISFELPDGYFVGDLPPLGELGVTGHEADGRTLRLRTHELQRTATGLLMWAAQARVELRRLDVRSASLEEAFLGIATNVSTEQATGMTTKEYAA; via the coding sequence ATGGAAACCAACGGACACGATCACGTGATTGAGGTCACTGACCTGCGACGTGTGTACGGGGGCGGGTTCGAGGCGGTACGCGGAATCAGTTTCTCCGTCCGACGCGGGGAGATCTTCGCACTGCTCGGCACCAACGGCGCGGGCAAGACGTCGACCGTGGAACTCCTGGAGGGACTCGCGGAGCCGGCCGGCGGACGGGTGCGGGTCCTCGGGCACGACCCGTACACCGACCGGGCCGCCGTACGGCCCCGCACCGGCGTGATGCTCCAGGAAGGCGGCTTTCCCTCCGAGCTCACCGTCGCCGAGACCGCGCGGATGTGGGCGGGCTGCGTGAGCGGGGCCCGGCCGCCCGCGGAGGTACTGGCGCTGGTCGGCCTGGAGTCGAAGGCCGGCATCCGGGTCAAGCAGCTGTCCGGCGGCCAGCGGCGCCGCCTCGACCTGGCGCTCGCCCTGCTCGGCGATCCCGAGGTGCTCTTCCTCGACGAACCGTCCACCGGGCTGGACGCCGAAGGCCGCCGGGCCACCTGGGAGTTGGTGAGCGCGCTGCGCGACGGCGGGACGACGGTGCTGCTGACCACGCACTACCTGGAGGAGGCCGAGAACCTCGCCGACCGGCTCGCGATCATGCACGAGGGCCGTATCGCCACCACCGGGACTCCGGCCGAGGTGACCGCGGCGGAGCCGTCGCGGATCTCCTTCGAGCTGCCCGACGGCTACTTCGTCGGCGACCTTCCGCCGCTCGGCGAGCTGGGCGTCACCGGGCACGAGGCCGACGGCCGCACCCTCCGGCTCCGCACCCACGAACTGCAGCGCACGGCCACCGGGCTGCTGATGTGGGCCGCACAGGCCCGGGTCGAGCTGCGCCGCCTGGACGTGCGCTCGGCCTCCCTGGAGGAGGCGTTCCTCGGGATCGCCACGAACGTCTCCACGGAGCAGGCCACCGGCATGACGACGAAGGAGTACGCGGCATGA